A section of the Spirosoma pollinicola genome encodes:
- a CDS encoding RagB/SusD family nutrient uptake outer membrane protein, translating to MKLKLPILLTLVGILFINGCTNLNEVILDETSATGLSDKQAADGIIAPVYARLPDIFLHTNYFTMQEISTDEAILPYRGGTDWGDNGIYIAMHQHTHTSTDPNIRSTWGFILQGLSRAITAINALPTNNDPSAKTYLAEARGMRAYYNMLLFDMFGVVFVKDDLGATSVILRDSQALDYLMKEFLAVEPSLETSVGPGRLTKGAVWGLLARLYLNAGVYRDRFGASFTFAPADMDKVVEYCDKIIASGQYSLSNDFFSIFGSANHDNKELIFAVDQRADLNGHNRMAYFSISGDQFPIPAYPAANGTDGPSITPDYYRTWVNAYSPKDPTVDPRFYKQNLTIYSNPADSCVAEADFNINRGILRGQQYGLIRKNGVFVKCADGKFKVGKLGYDTRNKPTLAVDFTEQVDYTVAGSNYNTGYRVEKYEFSKKSVSGRNFGEADIIILRLADIYLMRAEAKLRKSGDAASALADVNAVRAARNITTPPPALTSMTLDLLFRERGFELYWEMVRRTDMIRFGKYEGTWTEKTNTDKLKRIFPIPQTAIDGASNLPGYLVQNAGY from the coding sequence ATGAAACTGAAACTACCTATTTTGCTGACACTGGTTGGCATTCTGTTCATAAATGGTTGTACCAATCTGAACGAAGTTATTTTAGACGAAACGTCGGCAACGGGCCTTTCCGACAAACAGGCCGCCGATGGGATCATTGCGCCGGTATATGCCCGTCTGCCGGATATTTTCCTGCACACAAACTACTTTACAATGCAGGAGATTTCGACCGACGAAGCCATTCTCCCTTATCGGGGTGGCACAGACTGGGGCGATAACGGTATTTACATTGCCATGCACCAGCACACGCACACCAGCACCGACCCGAATATCAGGAGTACGTGGGGCTTTATTTTACAGGGTCTGTCAAGGGCCATTACAGCCATCAACGCCCTGCCGACGAACAACGACCCATCGGCCAAAACGTATCTGGCCGAAGCGCGGGGTATGCGGGCTTATTACAATATGCTGTTGTTCGATATGTTCGGAGTCGTGTTCGTAAAAGATGATCTGGGTGCGACGTCGGTCATTCTTCGTGATTCGCAGGCGCTGGATTATTTGATGAAGGAGTTCCTGGCCGTTGAGCCGAGCCTCGAAACCAGTGTTGGTCCCGGTCGCCTGACGAAAGGGGCTGTTTGGGGCTTACTGGCGCGGTTGTACCTCAATGCCGGTGTTTACCGAGATCGGTTTGGCGCTTCGTTTACCTTCGCTCCGGCAGATATGGATAAGGTGGTTGAGTACTGCGACAAGATCATCGCATCCGGGCAGTATTCGTTGTCGAATGATTTCTTTTCGATCTTCGGCTCGGCCAATCACGACAACAAGGAGTTGATTTTCGCCGTCGATCAGCGGGCCGACCTGAACGGGCATAACCGTATGGCCTATTTCTCTATATCGGGCGACCAATTCCCGATTCCGGCTTACCCGGCCGCCAACGGCACCGATGGGCCATCTATCACACCCGATTATTACAGGACCTGGGTAAACGCTTATTCGCCCAAAGACCCAACGGTCGATCCACGGTTTTACAAGCAGAACTTAACGATCTATTCCAACCCCGCCGATTCGTGCGTCGCCGAGGCTGATTTCAACATCAACCGGGGTATTTTACGCGGGCAGCAATACGGTCTGATCCGTAAAAACGGGGTTTTCGTAAAATGCGCTGACGGCAAATTTAAAGTTGGTAAGCTTGGGTATGACACTCGAAATAAACCCACGCTTGCCGTCGACTTCACCGAGCAGGTTGATTATACCGTTGCGGGCAGTAATTACAATACCGGCTATCGCGTGGAGAAATATGAGTTCAGCAAGAAATCGGTGAGCGGTCGTAACTTCGGGGAAGCCGATATTATCATTCTCCGTCTGGCTGATATTTACCTGATGCGGGCCGAAGCCAAGTTGCGCAAAAGTGGTGATGCTGCCAGTGCGCTGGCCGATGTAAATGCCGTTCGGGCCGCCCGCAACATCACGACACCGCCACCCGCCCTTACGTCAATGACCCTCGACTTACTCTTCCGCGAGCGGGGCTTCGAGTTGTATTGGGAAATGGTCCGGCGCACCGACATGATTCGGTTTGGCAAATACGAAGGCACCTGGACGGAAAAAACCAACACCGACAAATTGAAGCGGATTTTCCCGATTCCGCAAACGGCTATTGACGGAGCGTCTAACCTGCCGGGGTATCTGGTGCAGAACGCTGGTTATTGA
- a CDS encoding ABC transporter permease, with amino-acid sequence MVGSYIKTSARNLMRNKLFSFISIVGLAISMSVGLLLIAFMFDLLSYDRFHQNGEHIYRITSVVTASSKQSRATTDRSRPDRSRPDRSRPGNKFATTSIKAGKLIRQKITGAEVAIVRNDFSQDATVGGTIIPIKGFWAEPSLFRVFTFPMLEGNPETALNDPFSIVLTETAAKKLFGNKSALGKAIKFDTLAYQVTGVMKDVPFFSHIHFEALVSLSTAEQLNRNNRNWTSMGANYVYLRLPDNANMGSIQAQLDAIARSENLAEESTNIQLELLPLYKTVVGEEFHRSEGGPGSVGPHMSPRMLWILAGLALIVILSACFNYTNLSMARAMRRFKEVGLRKAIGAGKSQIWQQFLTEAIMISLMALVLSFFLFLLLRPQLINLAPEMQRTVKLDLSPAMVIAFIAFSVTVGVIAGFMPALFFSKVSAIHALNNVSAWNASRGPATSPVHRFGRRTLVVLQYTLTLIFITTTAIGYVQYKNILAFDLGFNTENILNINMQGNKPDAFLKELSEMPEVTALSRSLIVTSVGNAWGGYMHYNNSSDSALVLTNNVDENYLALHEYKLIAGSNFKTRPATAEAVSEVIVNEQVLKRFNISNNPEKAIGKEITFSNFNVHNRRMTIVGVMKDFHYGKIDNLIEPVAFMPWTPENRAVINAKIQSTNMLATMSRIESKWKKVDAVHPFQAQFFDEAIEEAYSEFSTMIKVIGFLSFLAISIASMGLFGMVVFTTETRLKEISIRKVMGASAGNLVFLLSRGFLVLLSISALIALPITYLFFENVVLTHFPYHTPVQVAELFVGLLAVLLIAFIMIGSQTLKAARSNPAKVLKSQ; translated from the coding sequence ATGGTTGGAAGCTACATTAAAACATCGGCACGCAACTTAATGCGCAACAAGCTGTTCTCGTTCATCAGTATCGTTGGCCTTGCCATCAGTATGTCTGTCGGGTTATTGCTGATCGCGTTCATGTTCGATCTGCTTTCATACGACAGGTTTCACCAAAACGGCGAGCATATCTATCGCATCACCAGCGTAGTAACTGCCAGTAGTAAACAAAGCCGGGCCACGACAGACCGATCGCGGCCCGACCGATCGCGGCCCGACCGATCGCGGCCCGGAAACAAGTTTGCAACTACATCGATAAAGGCAGGAAAGCTGATCCGGCAGAAAATTACCGGCGCAGAAGTGGCTATCGTGCGTAATGACTTTTCACAGGATGCGACCGTTGGTGGTACCATTATTCCCATCAAAGGCTTCTGGGCGGAGCCATCGCTGTTCAGGGTATTCACCTTTCCAATGCTGGAAGGCAATCCCGAAACGGCGCTGAACGATCCTTTCTCGATCGTGCTCACAGAGACGGCAGCCAAAAAGCTGTTCGGCAACAAATCTGCTCTCGGTAAGGCGATTAAATTCGATACACTCGCCTATCAGGTAACCGGCGTCATGAAGGACGTCCCCTTCTTTTCGCATATCCACTTCGAAGCGCTGGTGTCGCTATCGACGGCCGAGCAGCTTAACAGGAACAACAGGAACTGGACGAGCATGGGGGCAAACTACGTATACCTCCGCTTGCCAGACAACGCCAACATGGGGTCAATTCAGGCGCAGCTCGACGCCATTGCCAGGTCCGAAAATCTTGCCGAAGAAAGCACGAATATTCAACTTGAGCTTCTGCCTTTATACAAGACCGTGGTCGGAGAAGAGTTCCATCGCTCCGAGGGTGGTCCGGGGTCTGTGGGCCCTCACATGTCTCCCCGTATGCTCTGGATACTTGCCGGGCTTGCACTCATTGTGATCTTGTCGGCCTGTTTCAACTATACCAATCTTTCGATGGCACGTGCCATGCGCCGTTTCAAGGAAGTTGGTCTTCGCAAAGCAATTGGTGCCGGAAAGAGCCAGATATGGCAACAGTTCCTCACAGAGGCAATCATGATCTCCCTGATGGCACTTGTGCTTTCCTTTTTTCTGTTCCTCCTATTGCGACCGCAGCTGATAAACCTGGCTCCGGAGATGCAACGCACGGTGAAGCTCGACCTTAGTCCGGCTATGGTCATCGCCTTTATCGCCTTTTCGGTCACGGTTGGCGTTATTGCGGGTTTCATGCCTGCCCTGTTCTTTTCGAAAGTCAGCGCGATCCATGCACTCAACAATGTGTCCGCCTGGAATGCCAGCCGTGGTCCGGCCACATCACCGGTACACCGGTTCGGCAGACGCACCCTGGTGGTGCTTCAATACACACTCACCCTGATCTTCATAACAACAACCGCCATCGGCTACGTACAGTATAAAAACATACTGGCGTTCGACCTGGGGTTCAACACAGAAAACATCCTGAACATCAATATGCAGGGCAATAAGCCCGATGCATTTTTGAAGGAACTGAGCGAAATGCCGGAAGTAACTGCCCTGTCCCGGTCGTTAATCGTCACCAGTGTAGGAAACGCGTGGGGTGGATATATGCACTACAATAATTCGAGCGATTCTGCACTGGTCCTGACAAACAACGTCGACGAGAATTATCTGGCTCTGCATGAGTACAAGCTTATTGCCGGGAGCAATTTTAAAACGCGACCTGCTACAGCCGAAGCCGTCAGCGAAGTGATCGTTAACGAGCAGGTCCTGAAACGATTTAACATCAGCAACAACCCCGAAAAGGCAATTGGGAAGGAGATCACATTCAGTAATTTCAACGTACATAATCGCAGGATGACCATTGTTGGTGTAATGAAAGACTTCCACTATGGCAAGATCGACAACCTTATCGAGCCGGTAGCCTTCATGCCCTGGACACCAGAAAACAGAGCGGTCATTAATGCCAAAATACAAAGCACCAACATGCTGGCGACCATGTCCAGAATAGAATCCAAGTGGAAGAAAGTCGATGCTGTTCATCCTTTTCAGGCTCAATTCTTTGATGAAGCGATAGAAGAAGCTTACAGCGAATTTTCCACTATGATCAAAGTCATTGGCTTCCTGTCATTCCTCGCCATTTCTATCGCGTCGATGGGATTGTTCGGCATGGTGGTATTCACAACCGAGACAAGGCTGAAAGAGATAAGCATCCGCAAGGTGATGGGCGCCAGCGCCGGCAACCTTGTTTTCTTATTGAGTCGCGGCTTTCTCGTACTACTGTCGATATCGGCACTCATAGCTTTGCCCATAACGTACCTTTTCTTCGAAAACGTTGTACTCACCCATTTTCCATATCACACACCTGTACAGGTCGCCGAATTGTTTGTTGGCTTGCTGGCGGTGTTGCTGATCGCGTTCATTATGATCGGATCGCAGACACTAAAAGCCGCAAGGAGTAATCCGGCGAAAGTCCTGAAGAGCCAGTAG
- a CDS encoding HEAT repeat domain-containing protein, with protein MNGQLINCEQTTRQLADWLSNQLTDAERASLENHLAQCPACQAEAESSRQLWQLMSNLPTPEPGETARVRFHAMLDTYKDTVQTQNEGVFDGLLKKLRSLWVPQSAVRLAYSFALLVVGIAAGYWFRTPGTTTVALQQQQIDTLSNQVQDMRQMMMLSLLENPSASERLRAVSYTEEINSVDDKVVEALLTTLNNDDNVNVRLVTLEALAKLADKATVREGLVQSIARQESPLVQSALADVMVKLQEKRSIKPLRQLLHDDNLNHLVKGKIEQSIKDLS; from the coding sequence ATGAACGGACAGCTCATAAACTGTGAACAGACAACCAGACAGCTTGCCGACTGGTTAAGCAATCAGTTGACTGATGCCGAACGGGCCAGCCTGGAAAATCATCTGGCCCAATGTCCGGCTTGTCAGGCCGAAGCCGAATCCAGCCGCCAGCTTTGGCAATTGATGAGCAACCTGCCTACACCAGAACCCGGCGAAACAGCGCGGGTACGGTTTCACGCCATGCTCGATACGTATAAGGATACCGTGCAGACGCAGAACGAAGGTGTATTTGATGGGCTGTTGAAAAAATTACGGTCACTTTGGGTACCTCAGTCTGCGGTTCGGCTGGCCTATAGTTTTGCTTTACTGGTTGTGGGCATAGCGGCCGGATACTGGTTCCGTACCCCCGGCACCACGACCGTAGCGCTTCAGCAACAGCAGATTGACACGCTCTCGAATCAGGTACAGGACATGCGCCAGATGATGATGCTCTCGCTGCTGGAAAATCCGTCGGCTTCGGAACGGCTTCGGGCGGTGAGTTATACGGAAGAGATCAATAGCGTGGATGATAAGGTTGTTGAGGCTTTATTAACAACTCTCAACAACGACGATAACGTTAATGTGCGTCTGGTTACGCTGGAAGCACTGGCCAAACTAGCTGATAAGGCAACGGTACGCGAAGGATTGGTTCAGTCGATTGCCCGGCAGGAATCGCCGTTGGTCCAGTCAGCGTTAGCCGATGTGATGGTGAAATTGCAGGAGAAGCGGTCCATCAAACCCCTCCGGCAACTCCTCCATGACGATAATCTAAATCACCTGGTAAAGGGCAAAATCGAACAAAGTATAAAGGATTTATCCTAA
- a CDS encoding serine hydrolase domain-containing protein — translation MNAWLISTLLLFPAALVYPKQSPVLPALLKKAPSDNPLKNPVDAVVEQAAQQFMSTPQAVGLSIGIFKDGQTYVYNYGTVEKGIQQLPTDQTIYPIASITKTITGTLLAQAVVEKKVGLGDDIRKYLTGSYPNLDYQGQPIRLFHLINHRSGLPFLLPNRPDAFADTSVPSSAIASELLQNYSRNDFFTDLHKVRLFSTPGSTFNYSNSGAQLLGYILESVYNMSFEELVRLKITQPLAMNDTKITLTPADQTRFIKGYNCTGVQMPNSPDQLQGAGALKSTVADMLNYIQWNVAEQDEAAKLTHRPTWGDEKRYSAGLNWQIRNVANYRAIWQDGNIPGFSSLCVNYPELNMGIVVLSNECDRMTASRTTTLANQIAKTLDERAVMLPN, via the coding sequence ATGAATGCCTGGCTTATCTCCACTCTTTTGCTGTTTCCAGCGGCCCTTGTTTATCCAAAACAATCGCCGGTGCTGCCTGCGTTGCTGAAAAAAGCCCCATCAGATAACCCGCTGAAGAATCCTGTCGACGCTGTTGTTGAACAGGCTGCTCAACAGTTTATGTCAACTCCGCAGGCCGTCGGCCTGTCGATTGGGATTTTTAAGGACGGACAAACGTATGTCTACAATTATGGGACGGTCGAAAAAGGGATTCAGCAACTACCAACAGACCAAACGATCTATCCAATTGCGTCCATTACCAAGACTATTACGGGTACCTTGCTGGCTCAGGCTGTCGTCGAAAAAAAGGTTGGCCTGGGCGATGACATCCGGAAATACCTGACAGGCAGTTACCCCAATCTGGACTATCAGGGGCAACCCATTCGGCTTTTCCACTTAATCAATCACCGCTCAGGTTTGCCCTTTTTGTTGCCAAATCGCCCGGATGCCTTTGCCGATACAAGCGTACCCTCGTCGGCCATTGCCAGTGAGCTTCTGCAAAATTACTCCCGGAATGACTTCTTTACCGATCTTCATAAAGTCAGGCTCTTCAGTACACCGGGGTCTACCTTCAACTACTCCAATTCGGGGGCACAGTTGCTGGGATATATTCTGGAGAGCGTATACAACATGTCTTTCGAGGAGTTGGTACGCCTGAAAATAACCCAGCCACTGGCAATGAATGACACGAAGATTACCCTGACGCCCGCCGACCAGACTCGTTTTATAAAGGGCTACAACTGCACCGGTGTCCAGATGCCGAATAGCCCCGATCAGCTTCAGGGAGCGGGTGCCCTGAAATCGACAGTAGCCGACATGCTCAACTACATTCAATGGAATGTGGCGGAACAGGATGAAGCGGCAAAGCTGACTCACCGGCCAACCTGGGGTGATGAAAAACGGTATTCGGCTGGATTGAACTGGCAAATACGCAACGTTGCCAACTACCGGGCTATCTGGCAGGACGGCAACATTCCCGGTTTCAGCAGCTTGTGCGTCAACTACCCCGAGCTTAACATGGGTATCGTCGTGCTGTCTAATGAGTGCGACCGCATGACGGCCTCCCGCACAACGACACTGGCCAACCAGATCGCCAAAACCCTCGACGAACGAGCGGTCATGTTACCAAATTAA
- a CDS encoding DUF4097 family beta strand repeat-containing protein gives MKAHTLTTALATNEKWIMNNEQSSMTNHGPAKALAIFHYPLSIIHYSLFICLLSLVRPVAAQNEVKEQLVVPLSDPSKPGNLRVGLINGSIHVVGYSGKDVVIDITTSPKRGKRDDDDRSDQSSNGMKRIATGTPIDVSAEEKNNTVNIHANTMKQPVDLTIKVPQRFSLKVSTINNGTIEVENVNGTLEATNVNGYIHLTNIAGSAVANTVNGDLIATFKAINSDTPMAFSTLNGNVDVTFPASVKANSKLKTDRGDIFSDFDIDVDKNQPKVNRTSQSGMYQVKIDEWVYGKINGGGPEVMMKNMNGNIYIRKAK, from the coding sequence ATGAAAGCACACACACTTACCACCGCACTGGCTACTAATGAAAAATGGATAATGAATAATGAACAGTCGTCAATGACAAATCACGGTCCCGCTAAGGCATTAGCCATTTTTCATTATCCATTATCCATTATTCATTATTCATTATTCATTTGCCTTCTTTCTCTCGTCCGGCCAGTAGCTGCTCAAAACGAAGTAAAAGAGCAGTTAGTTGTTCCGTTAAGTGATCCATCTAAACCCGGCAACCTGCGTGTGGGACTTATCAACGGGTCTATTCATGTCGTTGGCTATAGCGGTAAAGATGTCGTGATCGATATTACCACCAGCCCAAAACGCGGCAAACGCGACGACGATGACCGCTCTGATCAATCCTCAAACGGCATGAAACGCATTGCTACGGGAACGCCAATCGATGTTAGTGCTGAAGAGAAAAACAATACGGTGAACATTCATGCGAACACAATGAAGCAGCCGGTCGATCTGACCATCAAAGTACCCCAGCGTTTTTCGCTCAAGGTCAGCACAATAAATAACGGCACAATTGAGGTCGAGAATGTGAATGGGACGCTGGAAGCCACGAACGTGAACGGATACATCCACCTGACGAACATCGCAGGGTCAGCCGTGGCTAATACGGTAAACGGAGATTTAATTGCTACGTTCAAAGCCATTAATTCAGATACACCCATGGCATTTTCTACACTGAACGGCAACGTCGACGTAACGTTTCCGGCCAGCGTGAAAGCGAATAGTAAACTCAAAACCGACCGGGGTGATATCTTCAGCGACTTCGATATCGACGTGGATAAAAACCAGCCCAAAGTGAACCGCACGAGTCAGTCGGGCATGTACCAGGTGAAGATTGACGAGTGGGTCTACGGCAAAATTAACGGGGGTGGCCCGGAAGTCATGATGAAAAACATGAACGGCAATATTTACATCCGCAAAGCAAAATAA
- a CDS encoding RNA polymerase sigma factor, with translation MLQVKAGNMDTMGLLFERYHRPLFGFLFHMTGQREASEDMLQTVFYRMLKYRHTFTGDGEFRSWMYHLARNVLVDHSKQNKRSAHQYDLAELADRIGGGPAADERLLKQQEMDGLHNAISKLSAEHREVLVLSRFQELKYDEIAQVLNTTEGAVKVRVHRAMNELKKIYQTIDHERTAHKL, from the coding sequence ATGTTGCAGGTAAAAGCAGGCAATATGGATACGATGGGTTTGCTCTTCGAGCGATACCATCGGCCTCTGTTCGGCTTCCTGTTTCACATGACGGGCCAGCGGGAAGCCAGCGAAGATATGCTGCAAACAGTGTTCTACCGGATGCTCAAGTACCGCCACACCTTCACGGGCGATGGCGAGTTTCGAAGCTGGATGTACCATTTGGCGCGGAATGTACTGGTGGATCATAGCAAACAAAATAAACGGTCGGCGCATCAGTATGACCTGGCCGAATTAGCCGATCGAATTGGCGGTGGACCAGCCGCCGATGAACGGTTACTGAAACAACAGGAAATGGATGGCCTCCATAATGCCATATCGAAGCTAAGTGCCGAACACCGGGAAGTGCTGGTGTTGAGTCGCTTTCAGGAGTTGAAATACGACGAAATAGCACAGGTGCTGAATACGACAGAAGGCGCGGTGAAAGTGCGTGTACACCGCGCTATGAACGAATTGAAGAAAATTTACCAGACCATCGACCATGAACGGACAGCTCATAAACTGTGA
- a CDS encoding DUF4097 family beta strand repeat-containing protein, translated as MKLLLIPILAGLVLSCAQSPATAQEFKEHISKEFTVPKATGSVLAIYNVNGFIKVEGYSGDKVVLEVDKSITAKSNQGLEFGKKEFQLKFEQQGDSIIVYIAEPFDSRPRRNWNRDNDRNRDNDYDFTLNFTVKVPNRINLVASTVNRGNVSVNDVEGSLRARNVNGAITLTNVKGTTDAHTINGNLDVDYVANPPENSSYYTLNGNINVSYPANLSADLQFKTFQGKFFTDFPDTEVLPVQAIKTTQKTSEGTVYKINKNTAIRIGKGGKTFKFETFNGSIYIKKQS; from the coding sequence ATGAAACTATTACTAATCCCCATTCTGGCGGGGCTGGTGCTCTCTTGTGCCCAATCGCCAGCCACCGCCCAGGAATTCAAGGAGCACATCAGTAAAGAATTTACGGTGCCGAAAGCCACCGGCAGTGTGCTGGCCATCTACAATGTCAACGGCTTTATCAAAGTCGAAGGGTATTCGGGCGATAAGGTGGTGTTGGAAGTCGATAAGTCGATTACCGCCAAAAGCAACCAGGGTCTGGAGTTTGGCAAAAAGGAATTCCAGCTCAAGTTCGAACAGCAGGGCGATAGCATTATCGTTTACATCGCCGAACCTTTCGATTCGCGACCCCGACGCAACTGGAATCGGGACAATGACCGAAACCGGGATAATGACTATGATTTCACCCTCAACTTTACGGTAAAAGTTCCAAACCGGATAAACCTTGTCGCATCGACGGTGAACCGGGGCAACGTGTCGGTCAACGATGTAGAAGGTTCGTTAAGGGCGCGTAACGTGAACGGTGCCATTACCCTCACAAACGTGAAAGGCACCACCGACGCCCATACCATCAACGGCAATCTCGACGTCGACTACGTAGCCAACCCGCCCGAGAACTCGTCGTATTACACCCTCAACGGTAATATCAACGTAAGTTACCCGGCCAATCTATCGGCCGATTTACAGTTCAAAACTTTCCAGGGCAAGTTCTTTACCGACTTTCCCGACACCGAAGTCTTGCCCGTACAAGCGATCAAAACAACGCAGAAAACCAGCGAGGGTACGGTTTACAAAATCAATAAAAACACCGCCATTCGCATTGGCAAAGGCGGTAAGACCTTCAAGTTCGAAACATTTAACGGAAGCATTTACATTAAAAAACAATCCTGA